A genome region from bacterium includes the following:
- a CDS encoding 30S ribosomal protein S18, which produces KKKAKKKAIRKLKPCPFCLDPTLEIDYKNYELLRKFVNDRGKIIARRNSGVCAKHQRRLAREIKRARFLGLIPYIVYTYR; this is translated from the coding sequence AAAGAAAAAAGCTAAAAAGAAAGCGATAAGAAAATTAAAGCCTTGCCCATTCTGCCTTGACCCAACGCTTGAGATCGACTATAAGAACTACGAGCTACTAAGGAAGTTTGTCAACGACAGAGGGAAAATCATAGCAAGAAGAAATTCGGGCGTTTGCGCAAAACATCAAAGACGGCTTGCAAGGGAGATAAAACGGGCAAGATTTCTTGGGCTAATACCCTACATAGTTTACACATACAGATAA